The Listeria sp. PSOL-1 genome includes a region encoding these proteins:
- a CDS encoding YxeA family protein: MKLLISILVVVVAVFIAGWFFLSTYYGSKDYYVKITMDPIVKKDKAPDGIVDTFYNYKVTGFGKDGQERKLNLESQDKMEKNQYYIIHWEDRRNIISSKEKVKQKDIPSNILKKLE; encoded by the coding sequence ATGAAACTTTTAATTAGTATTTTAGTTGTTGTTGTAGCTGTATTTATAGCGGGCTGGTTCTTCCTATCCACCTATTACGGTTCAAAAGACTACTATGTAAAAATCACAATGGACCCTATAGTAAAAAAAGATAAAGCGCCTGACGGAATAGTGGATACTTTTTATAATTACAAAGTTACCGGATTTGGGAAAGATGGCCAAGAAAGAAAATTAAATTTAGAATCACAAGACAAAATGGAAAAAAATCAGTACTACATCATTCATTGGGAAGATAGACGTAATATCATATCTAGTAAAGAAAAGGTAAAGCAAAAAGATATTCCTTCAAATATTTTAAAGAAGTTGGAATAA
- a CDS encoding YrvL family regulatory protein has protein sequence MLSILFFILILVLLLIPFFGIDYLIIYLLNGNYDNLWYLFLFLILTYIVGYLLDNVLEMVVKVTLSKNKEDKMPLIFNLCVSFLTSLLGVYLLDMIFAAISLNTSIYLMVALAHTIIFFIIDQLPEGEN, from the coding sequence ATGCTTTCAATTCTATTTTTTATTTTAATTTTAGTTCTGTTATTAATTCCTTTTTTTGGAATCGATTATTTAATTATTTATTTGCTAAATGGTAATTATGATAATTTATGGTATCTTTTTTTATTTTTAATCCTTACCTATATTGTAGGTTATTTATTGGATAACGTTCTAGAAATGGTCGTGAAAGTAACGTTGTCCAAAAATAAAGAGGACAAAATGCCTTTGATATTTAATTTGTGTGTTAGTTTTTTGACTTCGCTTTTAGGAGTATATTTATTAGACATGATTTTTGCAGCTATTTCATTAAATACATCTATTTATTTAATGGTAGCTTTAGCACATACTATAATATTCTTTATCATCGATCAGCTACCAGAAGGAGAGAATTAA
- a CDS encoding arsenic metallochaperone ArsD family protein, translated as MINLKYFCLEEELQFELEIEVINQLASEEFKQAYLDLNGIKIEIQVFFLNESEVPFKAHENVYALIKQKGKDILPIVTLNDKIIKKNALLNNDEIEEIFGIGIDAQID; from the coding sequence ATGATTAATTTAAAATATTTTTGTTTAGAAGAAGAACTACAGTTTGAGCTTGAAATTGAGGTTATTAATCAACTTGCAAGCGAAGAATTCAAACAAGCTTATTTGGACTTGAATGGCATAAAAATTGAAATACAGGTATTTTTTCTTAACGAGTCTGAAGTCCCTTTTAAAGCGCATGAAAATGTTTATGCTTTAATAAAACAAAAGGGAAAAGACATTTTGCCTATTGTAACTTTAAATGATAAAATCATTAAAAAAAATGCTTTGTTAAACAATGATGAGATAGAAGAGATTTTTGGAATAGGTATAGATGCTCAGATAGATTAG